The region TCATCCAGAGAACCTGTGAAAGAGACAAAATCACTTTCTGCCGGGGAATCCCCGGTCACGGTCACACCGGGTACATACTCATAAGGCGCGGTATCCGTTGACTCACCGGAAAAAAGATAATCGTCACCCAGTTCCGCATTGGCGATAGCCAGCATGGCATCCTGATAGCCGATCATATTAACGGCCATGGACTGCTGCTGGTCGTCAGTATAAGTCCCGGTGGAACCCTGCTCCACCTGCTCCTTAACGGAAATCATGACTTCACTGGCTTCACTGAGCAGACCGTCCGCTGTGCCCAGCAGGCTTCCGGCGTACTCGGTGTTGTTGTAATAGCTTTCCAGAGTCTGGTCGTAGCTGCGCAGGTTGACCACATTGCCCATACCTGCCGGATCATCGGAGGGGGCATTAAGCTTTTTCTGAGTTGCCACCTGTTCGTTGACATTCAGATAATCAGACAACGACCTGGTTACGTTGTTCATGCTCTGGTCATAAATCTGTGAAGTACTTACTCTCATGACTGCCTCCTGAGACAACACCCTCAAAAATAAACCCCTGTTTATTTTTGAGAAAAACTCAAATATTTTTATTCAAACACTAAACAATACCCAGAATGGTATCGATCATCTCACGGGTAACCGAAATAATCTGACAGGCCGCCTCATATTGCTGCTGAGCCTTGGTCAGGCTGACCAGTTCCTCATCCACATTCACCCCGCTTACGGATTCCTGCTGGTCGGCATAAATCTGGGCTGCAGCGGTATCGCAGGTAACCTGAGTTTCAGCTGTGGACGCCGCAGCCCCCACATCGGAAACAATGGCTGCCAGATATTCGGTCAAAGACGCGTTCGTTGCAGAAGCCCCCTCACCTATTGATACGGTCCCGCTCAGCAAATCGTTTATGCTCTTGGCAGTATCATTGCTTCCCGATGAAACCGTTCCGTCATCACCGACCTGTCCGGCATTGAGATGTGAAGGGTCTGAAGACACATAATCATTAACTGCAATATCCCCGGCAGAGCTGCCTTCAAAGAAGGTATTGATTCCCACAGCTGCCAAAAAACCGGAACTGTCTTCCCCGAATTCAAATGAAGCGTCACCCACGGCATCAATTTCCAGCTCACCGTCGGAATTAACCGAAGCAGTCAGGGTTCCCGCAAATGCTGCGTTGATGTCGGCTGCAACGTCATCCAGCGAATCCGCTGAAGGATCGACAGCGATGGAAGAATTTCCGGTTACATTGCCATCAGCATCGTAGATATAGATGGAGAACTCGCCGGAAGTAATCTTGTCTGCGAAATCATATCCGCTGTTTGAGAGCACTGCGGTCTGGTCATCCACACTGTAAGTTCCTTCCACTGAGGTATGCGGTTCCAGGCCCGCACCCTGCGAATGAGTCACGTTGGTTTCCCAGATCAAAGCCGAGGTGTAATCATCAATCTTGTCCAGCGTGGGCTGGATGTACTCATCACGGGTAATGAACAGCCCGGCAATTGAGCCGCTGTCGGTGCGTCCGGAGACCGGATCGCCGTCAGCATCGTTCATGGGGGTGATGTCGATCAGCGCACCGGAACCTGATTCCCAGAACAGCCCGGTCTTTGAAGTATCTGAATCATATGCCACTGCGAGGTGATGGGTTTCCTCACCCTCAACAAGCGGCTGACCGGTTTCGGTATAAACCTTGGTGGAACCGTCTTCGTAGCTGAGTACTTCCACCCCGATGAGTTCATCCAGTTCACGGATGGCCTGATCCCGACTGGCGACCAGCTCGTAATTGTCCGGGTTGGCTGCTATCTGCTCATTCAAGAGGCCGATGGAATCAATCAGCTCATTGGCGGTATCGACCTGCTCGATAATTTCCGATTCCACGCTGGCGGACATATCCTTGAGTTCCGAAGAAGTGGAATTCAGCGCGTAAACCAGCGAATCCGCTTCGCCCAGTAAGGCTTCACGTTCGGCCAGAGAGTCCGGGTAGGTGGAAAGGTCGTTCCACGCGCTCAGGAATTCATCCTGCGCTGCAGCCAGACCTTCTTCGTCCGTCTGGTTGAAGATGGAATCCATCTGGGTCAGATATTTGGATTGTATTTCGCTGGAGGCCAGATCAGCCGAGGCCGCAAGGTACTGCTTCTCAATAAAGCTGTCCCAATTGGCCTGAACCGCAATGATATCCGCGCCGGTTCCGAGGCTGTCACCGTAAACAGTGATATTGCCCGTGCTGTCGTAAACCGCATCAGCACGCTGGTAACCCTCGGTTTCGGCATTGGCGATGTTGTTGCTGGTCGTGTTGATCGAGACCTGCGCATTGGCAACTGCCTTCTCACCTATGGACATTGCATTTGTTAAACTCATGATGTGGCCTCCGGCGGCTCTCCGAGGGCTTAAACCCTTTTTGCAAAAAGGGTTTAAGAATCCCAAAAACTTTTAATAAGCTTCGCTGCTATCGTCTGTTTGTCATTGCGTTAATTAGCTTTTGAGTGAAATCGCAGTCTGCAGCAAAGTATCTGCTGTAGTTACGACTTTACTGTTGGCCTGATACGCGGACTGGATGATGATCAACTCCGTCATCTGTGATGCGAGGTCCACGTTTGAGGCTTCAAGGGAATTTGAGACCACGGTTCCGAATCCGGCGGACCCGGCGGTTCCGATAATGGCCTCACCGGACTCGGTGGTGGCCCGGAACAAGGTGCCGCCTTCTGCGGTAAGCCCGCCTTCGTTGGTGAAGTCGGCAAGACCGAGCTGGTAGAGTTCAATGGACTGGCTGTTGGAATAGTTACCGACAAGAATACCGTTTTCATCCACTTCTACGGATACGAGAGACCCGGTGGGATAACCGTCCTGTCCCACACTGTAGGTGGCCGAGGAGCTGTCGGAGTAACTGGTGGTCGCGCCCAGTTCGAGGGTGTAGTCGGTGAATGAGGGCAGGTCCGAATAGTCAGTGGCTGCGGTTATGTCGTCGAGAGAATCGATACCGCCGGAAGTATCCCAGGTGGCATTATCGCTGGACATACCGAAGTTGATGGAAACATCCTGACCGTCTGCGCTTCCGGTGAAATTGAGGTTTACTTGCGGATAACCTTCAGGGCTTAGATCGGCCAGCCCCCACTGGTCAGCATCCTTGGTTTCGGTGGAAGTGGCGGCATTGGAAAGAGTGAAGGCGGTCATGGAAGTCATCTGACCTTCGGAGTTGAAGGTCAGGGTTCCGGTCATGGCCAGCCCGGCACCGCTGGTGGTGTTCATGTCCACACCGTCGGCAGTGGTGCGCATGTCATCTTCAGTTTCGTAAGCGGCAACATATTCCCAGACGATGTTACCGTCAGCATCCACATCCACCGGGTCCATGTAATAAGTCATGTCATGGGCGGAACCGTTTTCATCATAAACAGTCATGGTGGTGGAATAGCTGTACTGGGAATCATCCAGCGGCGGATTATTGGTGCCGTCATAAAGCTCGAACAGGGAAGTGTAAGGATTTGCGGTCTGCGCCTCATCCACACTCTGGGAATCGAGGTTCATGGTCAGGCTGATCTCGGAAGTCGCTTTCGGCGGTGACTGGGACTGGTCCAGCTGGATGGTGGTCAAAACACCGGAAGCAGTACCGTCTTCGATTTCCCAACCCTGCACCTGATTGCCGTAAGGATCGACCAGATAGCCGTCTTTATCGAAATCAAAGTTCCCGGCGCGGGTGTAGTAAGTGGTGCTGGTGTCCGGGTCCACTACTATAAAATAGCCGTCGCCGTTGAGAGCCACGTTGGTGGACACGCTGGAATCTTCGTAAGACCCCTGAGTGTAATCGGTGTTGATGGTGGAAACCCCGGCACCGTTACCAACCTGCGAAAGTCCGCTTCCGGTGGTGATGGTGGAGTAGAAAACATCCTCGAAGACCGCATCCGAACCTTTGAAACCCACGGTGGAAGAGTTTGCGAGGTTGTTGGAAACTACTGAGGTTGCCTGAGAGTTAACATTAAGGCCTGAAATTCCGGTATAAAGAGAACTGGTGATACCCATTTTTCACTCCTGCGTTTATTAAATTTATTTAAATAAAAGTAACGTCGGTAATTGAGACTTCGCGTCCGTCATCAAGGGTCAGGGTAGTGTTGCCTGAATCATCCTGATCAACTGCGGTGATGGTCCCGGCGGACTTGACGTAAACCTCTACTGAGGCGTCATCGGCATCGCTGGCAAAGGCCATGGCCACGTAGGTTCCGTCCGATTCGATGTTGGCACTGCTGAGCAGATCTTCACCGGAAATCTCATGGGTTCCTGCTTCAACGTCGGTGTAATAAAGAGTGTCCACAAGAGTGCCTTCAGAGTCGTAAATATTAAGACCGAGGGTGGCGGCATCTTCCTGCAGGTCGATGGTTATGTCGCTGCCCGAACCGTCTTCCACGGTGATGATTCCGCCGTCAGCCATGACTTCCTCGCCGATGTAGCCGGAGGTACTCAGTGCCGAGAGGGAATCCAGCTGATTGATGATGGTTTCCAGATTTTCATTCTGCTGCACGTCTTCATCGAGCATGGAGTAGTTGGTCATCTGGCTGACCATTTCCGTGTTATCCACGGGGTTGGTAGGGTCCTGATATTCCAGCTGGGTGGTCAGCAGGGTCAGGAAGTCCACCTGATCAAGTGAGGTATTATCGCTGGTTGTAGTTGTGGAGCCGGTCGTATCAGACCCGGTCAAACTACTGTAATAACTGGTGGTATCTATACTGCTCATGATACGACCCTCCTCTTGTCGCCTGCTGAAAAATGGCGGCGAAGTTTTTGAATTGCCTGATGCTTGATGCAGCGCACTGTGCGGGAGGTAATACCCAACTGCTGCGCCACTTCAACTGCCTTTAAATCTCCCCAGAAAATCATTGTCACAACTTCATTCTGTCTTTTTGAAAGAAGTCCATCAGGAAGATTAAAATCTACTTGTTCATTTTCTATCTCTGGAATTTCTTCCAAGTCATCTACATTAGTATATATGGGATTTATTTTTCTCATATAATCCACAGACACAGAACGGCTTATGATGTATAACCAAGTATTAAGAGAGCTTTTTTCAGAGGAATATTTTGAAATATAATTATTTTTAATTATCTTTAATGCTATTTCCTGACACACTTCATCGACATCAACTTTTGATGCCCCATTATATTTTGTGAATAAAAACTTGCTGACAACATTTTTAATAAAGAGACTATTGTCTCTAAAAAAACTATTCACTACATCAACAGAATTGCATGTCAGATTTTCTTTAATGTAAGTATTCATAATTCCTCCTACTGCCTATAATTGAGCAACTTGCATTCCTGACAACATTAAATTGACATCAGATTGCATTCAGAATGAATCAGATTACATTCAAGAAAAGTTAACTTTCTTCAGGAGGATTAATGAAAAAGGCCTGAAATTAATGAAACTTAATTCGATTTGGCTAATTAGAGATGTGCAGGGGGGCGAAGTGCAGAGGGGGGGAAGTTTTTGCCGGAAACAAATGCCCGGTTAAGAACGCAAAAAGGCCGCAGCTCCAGCTACTCGGAACTACGGCCTTATGCTTGCACAAAAGAAAAAAGCCCGGCAAAACCGGACCTTTTGTCAATTAAATCGGCGAAGCCTAATAAAACGTTTTGGGATTCTTAAACCCTTTTGGAAAAGGGTTTAAGGCCCCCGGCAGGCCTTACAGACTCTTAACGAAAAGCTTTGCTTTGAGTTTAGTGGCTGTTGAGAACAGCGGTGCCGCCGGAGGCCATTAGTTGACTAATTAGCCGATGAGTGACAATGCCATCTGGGGCAGGGAGTTGGCCTGCGCCAGCATGGATACTGCGGACTGGGTAATGATCTGCTGCTTGGAGTAGTTGGTCATCTCGGTTGCAACATCAACATCAGAGATCTGGGATTCGGCGGCCTGCAGGTTTTCGCCCTGAATCTCAAGGTTGGAGATAGTAGCGTCAAGCCTGTTCTCAAGAGCACCGAGGTTCGCCCTGACCTTATCCTTGGAAGTAATGGCGGCATCAAGTGCTGCCAGAGACTGCTGCGCAGCTTCCTGAGTGGAAACGGCAAATCCGGCACCTTCGACACTCTGGTTACCGATACCGAGAGCGGATGCGGTGCAGGTACCGATCTCAACGTCATACTTGTCTTCCGCGCTGTCATTACCGGTTCCGAAGTGGATGGTAACAGCGTTGTCGCCGGAGCAGTTGCCGTTGAGCAGATAAATACCGTTGAAGTCGGTAGCACTGGCGATTCGGGTGATTTCCGAAGCCATGGCCTGATACTCACTGTCGATGAGTCCGCGCTGTTCTTCGGTGTAAGTACCGGTTGCGGCCTGTTCCGCCAGTTCCTTCATGCGGATAAGCTTTTCATCCACTACGCCGAGTGCGCCGTCAGCAGTCTGGATCATGGAGATACCGTCGTTTGCATTTCGCACACCCTGCTGCAGGGTGGAAATGTCCGAACGCATGAGTTCGCGCACAGCAAGACCGGCCGCATCATCCGCTGCAGAGTTAATGCGCAGCCCCGAGGACATCTTCTCAGTAGAAGAACCGAGAGCACTGTATGCATCATTAAGGTGTCTGGCTGTTGAATTTGCAACGGTATTGTTGTTAATGATTAAAGACATAAAAAACCTCCGTGTTGTATCGTACATCCTTGCACTTTCAGCAGGAGACCGATTCACCTGCTTTACCTGTTTATACGCAGCGGAGGTAAAGAACGTTTATGGCGGAAATATTTTCTTCCAGCCCCAAATTTCAGACACTATAGACAAATATTCCTTATCTTAACATTTCTTAATCTATTTAACATTTATTTACACTAAACTTATTTGCTTATCCCTTCTAAACACATAGTATCTGTTGTAGGAGAATATATATGAACAAGATACTTCTTATCGACGACGACCCGGAAATGGGGGAACTCTTATCCACCTATCTGGACGGCGAAGGCTACAGCCTGCAGCACAAGTGCACAGCAAAGGAGGGACTCAAGGCATTCGGCAATGAAGACTATGATCTCATTCTGCTGGACATTGTCCTGCCTGACATCAGCGGGCTGAACGTGCTGGAAAAAATCCGGCTGGACTCAACTGTTCCGGTTATCATGCTCACCGGAAAAGGGGATGAAGTAGACAGGGTTGTGGGGCTTGAAATGGGTGCCGACGACTACATCTGCAAACCCTTCCCTTTGAGAGAACTGCTGGCCCGCATGCGCGCATCCCTGCGCCGCTGCTCCATGGCCCCGCAATCCCCGAGCATCACCCCCTCCTCCAAAGGAAATATTAAGGTCGGGGGACTGGACATCAACCTTGATTCCCATTCCATTCAGGTACGCGGAATCGACACCCACTTCACAGCTGCTGAATTCAGCATCATCGAACATCTGGCCGCCAGCTGCGGTAAACTCATTGAACGTGACGAGCTCATGGAAATCGCTCTCGGCAGAACCGCCGACTTTGATGACTATGTGCTTAACGTGCATATGAGCAATCTGCGCCGTAAAATCGGCGATTCCGTTTCAATCAAGACCATCCGTGGACGCGGATACATGATGACCGCGAGGAATCAGGCCGAGGCATGATCCGATTGCGGTTGGCAGTTGTTGCCCTCTCTCTCATGATTCTGGCCATGGTGGCCGGAACACCGCCAAGTTTTGCAGCAGACAAGGATGTCTCTGCTGAACTGGAAAGCCTTGACCTTGAAGACCTCCTGCAGGTCGAAATGGTTTCCCCTTCCGAACGCAAGCAATCCCTCGAAAATATTGCCGGATCATACACCATCCTCACCGAGGAGGATATCAAACGCAGCGGAGCCAGATCGGTTCCCGAAGCACTGCGCACAGTTCCCGGCGTGGTGGTTACCCGTACTGATACGGACAAATGGTCCATCGGGGTCAGGGGATTTTCAGGCACTTTCAACAGCAAGCAACTCATTCTGGTGGACAACCGCCCGATCACTTCGCCTTATTTCCACGGGGTAATCTGGTCCAGCCAGAACCTGCCCATCCAGCAGGTCAAACGAATCGAAGTCATTCGCGGACCATGGACCAGCCTCTGGGGTTCCGAATCTTTCAACGGCGTAATCAACGTCATTACCAAATCCGCCGCAGAAATACAGGGCAACCGCAGCGTGACCACCGCCGGAACGGACGGGGTCAGCCAATACCTGCGCAAAGGCATACACATTTCCGAAAACGCAACCATGGCCGTTTTTGCCAAAGGCGAATATGAGCCGGGTAAAAACTACCGCATCCGTGGACGGACAGAAAAAGGCTCTACTGACTGGACTACCGGCAGCGGCGGTTTCCGAGCCGACTGGCTGAACGCTTATACCGACCAGTTTTCATTGCAGGGTCAGCTTGCCGGTTCATCAATCACTGAGTACTCCCCGCCGGGTAACCCCTTTTCCGCCAACAAAGATAAGAGCGACTACTCCGGTTACGCCCAGATTCTCTGGGACAGAAAAACCGGGGCCCGCTCCGGTATGCAGTTCCGCAGTTCTTACACCCGAACAGAAATCACCGTTTCCGACATGGAAAACATGTCCAACACCGTTGATGCGGAATTCATTTATTCCAATGAACAGCTGGACGGCCACTTCCTGACCTTCGGCATCGGCGGAAAATATTTCTGGGATGAATTCAGCCAGGGTGAAAATGTACAGGTATCCAACGACAGCATCTACCGTCTTGATTTCAGCGGATTTGCCAAGGACCGTATCACACTCATTGATGAAAAACTTTTCCTGACCCTCGGACTGAAGCTGGATTACTCAGGTGACTCAGACCTGACCCCGCAGCCCACCGCCCGGCTTCTGTATATGGAAGACGACGAGGAGTACTGGCTGGCTTACTCCTACGCCAACCGCAAGCCGGGATTCTGGCTGCGCGACGGCAACTACCGGGTCCGGGTAAGGGACAAAGAGTACACCATGAGTGTCGGGGAAGACCTGGAAAATGAAAAACTGAGTTCATTTGAAGCCGGATACCGCAAGCTTTTCAGCGAAACCCTGAAACTTGACCTTTCCCTGTACCTGAACAGCTACGACCAGATGGTCACCTTCAGCTTTGATGAAGATACCAACACAGCCACCCCGGTAAGCGGACTGAGCGGGACATCTTATGGACTCGAAGTAGCCCTTGACTGGCAGCCGTGGTCTTTCCTGACCCTGCGCCCTTCTATCGATCTTTCCAATCAGGATTTTCAGAACGTTCCTGAAGGAATTCCCGGTTTTTCACCGCCGCTCAATTCCGCACTATACAATATCAAACTGCAGGCCCTGATTGATCTGGCCGAAAATTGGGAACTTGACCTGTTCACGTCCTACCTGAATTCCATGGACAACAAAGATCTTTCCACCGGATTCGGTTTTGACGCCCGTCTGGCGTGGCAGGCCCGGGAAGACTTATCCCTTGAACTTATCGGCAACAATCTGCTGACCAATGTAGACGAAAACAATTTCGCCCCTGTTGAACCTTCCTGCACGCTGAGGTTGACATGGGACTTCTAAAAATCCATAAAATTATGGCAATTACAGTCGCCACCATTTTTATGGTATGCTCCATGCCGGACATGTCTGCCCATGCCCGTGTTAAAAGCGGACAGCAGCGCAGGCTGACCGCTACCCAGCCGCAGTTGCAGGCCCTGTTCATCAAAAAAATCACCAAGTATGTGCTCGGCCCGGACAAACGCAGGATAGCTGCCGACCGTCCGGTTACGGTGGCTGCAGTGGCACCCAAAAAGATATCCCGTTTTTTTAAAAATCCGGATAAATTCAAACTGGTGCGCTGGCCGGATGAGGAATGCAGCGTCCTTTTCATAGACATCGACAACCCGCGCATCATTGCCGCCGTACTGAAAAAAGTAAAAGGCAAGCCGGTACTGACCATCGGCCAGAGTCCTGATTTCCTGCGGCTGGGCGGCATGATCAACCTTGTTGAATCCGGCTCCCGTTTCAAGCTTCAGGCCAACATCTGTGCCGCACGTGAAGCCGGGCTGACCATAAGCTCCAAACTCTTGAAGCTCTCGGAAATATACTGTGGAGACACCCCTCGATGAAAAAATACCGGAACAGCATAGGACGCAAAGTGGGCCTTGCCATTCTGGGTACGACCATTGTGGCGGTGGTTCTTTCAATGTCCCTGAATATCGCTTCATTTTTCCATTCATTCCGGCAGGCCACCTTGCAAAAAGCGGCATCGCTGACGCAGGTGCTGGGAACTTCCGTTGCCCCGGCACTGGACTTTAACGACCCTGATTCGGCCACAGAAGCCCTGCAATCACTAGCACTGGTCAACAACTCCGTGGGCGCGACCATATTCACCGCAGACGGGCAGGTCTTTGCCGGGTTCGGAAAACAGGCAGATGAGTTACCAACACGCGACACCAGTACAATAGAAGAATTCAACAACTACCGAATAATTCAGGAAATCCGCTCCGGGGACGAACTGCTGGGCTACATACTTCTTGACGGCTGCTATTCCGATCAGCTGGACTGGTTTTTCCAGAACCTTGCCACATCCGGTCTCATTTTGTTCAGCGTACTGACATTCTGTTTCCTGACCACAAACTATATCCGCAAAAAATTAACCAGCCCCATCGGACAACTGACCGCTACGGTTCGCGACATTTCAAACAGCAAAGACTACACCCGGCGGGTTTCCTACCGCAGTGACGATGAAATCGGCTATCTGGTTACCGAATTCAACTCCATGCTCGGTAAAATCGAAAAGCGTGACAACTGGCTGAACAACCATCGCGAAATGCTGGAAAATATTGTTGCACAGCGCACTAAACAGCTACGCTCCAAACAGGCGGAACTGGAAAAGAAAAACAAACTGCTGGTGCAGCAGATTCACGAAAGGCGCACCGCGGAGATGATCCGCGACGAAGTGGAACGCATTAACAGGCACGACCTCAAATCTTCGCTGAATCTGGTAATCGGTTACCCGGAGCTTATCCTCAACAGTGACGAAGAACTGACCCCGAACCAGCGCAAATATGTGAAGCGCATTGCCTCGGCAGGCTATCGCATGCTGGACATGATCCAGTTCCATCTGGATATGTTCAAGATGGAGCAGGGGATTTACAGGCTGAAAACCATGCGCATCGACCTTATTGACCTGATGACCTCGCTGGAAGAGGAAATGGCCCTGCTGCTCAACCAGTCCGGAGTAAAGCTTTCCATTATGCTGGACGGCAAGGAAATCGAGGGCATGGAAGAACTGCACCTCACCGGGGAAGGCATGCTGCTGCGAACCATGTTCCGCAACCTGATCAAAAATGCAGTGGAAGCTTCCAACGAAGAGGATACCGTAACCATAGCCATCAAGAGCGGCCCGCCTGTTTCAGTTACAGTGAAGAACACCCTTGCCGTGCCTGAAGAAGTCAGGGAAAGATTTTTTGATAAGTACGTTACTCTGGGCAAGGAAGACGGAACCGGACTGGGCACCTATTCCGCCAAACTGATTGCCGAAACCCACAAGGCTGAAATCAGCATGCATACAGCAGAAACCAGCGGAACCGAGGTTACAACCAGTTTTGTTGATGAGAGCAGCGCGGCTTAGACTTAATCACTCAGCGTAATACAAGCCTTCTGTACAACCGAAAACTTCATTCAGACGGTCAATATTGCGCCCTGAAGTGAGCACAATCAGGTAGTCTCCGGCCCGGACCTGCAGTGAAGTCGGCGGCAGCTTGTTCAGCTCTCGTCCCTGCCCCTTATCTTGTGACACCCCGATAGCCAGCACGTTAAAAGAGTCCCGCAAGTCGTTGAAAATATCCCCATAGTCCAGCCCGTCGTATTTACTGCCTTCCTTGATGTAATACTGCTGCACATCATAATCTTGGTTGCCCGAAGCGGATGACAGGATATCCTCATTGAACAGGGCCACGCTGGGTTCGAAAATATAGCTGGCTACGATCTTGGAGGAGATGTCATTGCGGCAGATGGTGAAGCTGACCCCGGCACTGGTAAAGGTTTCCTTCAGCTCGGAGTTATCGATGGTCGCCACAAAGGAAAGGTGAGGATGGTATTTCTTAGCGTTGAGCACAAAGACAAGGTTCTTGGTATCATCACCAAGGCAGGGCATGAGTGAAACGGCCTCAGCTGCATTGGCCTTTTTCAGACACTCACGACAGTTCATGTCCGAGAAGATCACAAAGACCTGATCCCGTGAAAAACTCTCGTAAATAAATTCAATATGGTCCTTGTTGTCAGTGACAATGCAGACTTTTTTTCCGGCATGGACCAGCTGGGTGACAACATCTTCTGAAAATTCATTCCAGCCCACAATAACCACATGGTTGATGAAATCTGTTCCGTCAAAACCCATTTTGCGCCTCTCTGCCAAAGCCTGAATATGTTCGGTGAGCCTGCCTATGAAATAGCCGAGGATGCCGATACTGCCCAGCACCATGACCATTGAAATCATCTTCCCCACAACGGACGTGGGATAAAGATCACCGTAGCCAACGGTGGTCAGGGTGACCAGCGAATACCAGAAGGCATCAAAGAGAGTCTTGATATTGGAACTCTCGCAGGTCGATTCAAAGTAATAGATAAGCAGGATGGTCAGCAGGTAGATCAGCATTCCCGCCCATAAAAAGCACGTGCTCTT is a window of Desulfovibrio sp. JC010 DNA encoding:
- the flgK gene encoding flagellar hook-associated protein FlgK — its product is MSLTNAMSIGEKAVANAQVSINTTSNNIANAETEGYQRADAVYDSTGNITVYGDSLGTGADIIAVQANWDSFIEKQYLAASADLASSEIQSKYLTQMDSIFNQTDEEGLAAAQDEFLSAWNDLSTYPDSLAEREALLGEADSLVYALNSTSSELKDMSASVESEIIEQVDTANELIDSIGLLNEQIAANPDNYELVASRDQAIRELDELIGVEVLSYEDGSTKVYTETGQPLVEGEETHHLAVAYDSDTSKTGLFWESGSGALIDITPMNDADGDPVSGRTDSGSIAGLFITRDEYIQPTLDKIDDYTSALIWETNVTHSQGAGLEPHTSVEGTYSVDDQTAVLSNSGYDFADKITSGEFSIYIYDADGNVTGNSSIAVDPSADSLDDVAADINAAFAGTLTASVNSDGELEIDAVGDASFEFGEDSSGFLAAVGINTFFEGSSAGDIAVNDYVSSDPSHLNAGQVGDDGTVSSGSNDTAKSINDLLSGTVSIGEGASATNASLTEYLAAIVSDVGAAASTAETQVTCDTAAAQIYADQQESVSGVNVDEELVSLTKAQQQYEAACQIISVTREMIDTILGIV
- a CDS encoding flagellar hook protein FlgE: MGITSSLYTGISGLNVNSQATSVVSNNLANSSTVGFKGSDAVFEDVFYSTITTGSGLSQVGNGAGVSTINTDYTQGSYEDSSVSTNVALNGDGYFIVVDPDTSTTYYTRAGNFDFDKDGYLVDPYGNQVQGWEIEDGTASGVLTTIQLDQSQSPPKATSEISLTMNLDSQSVDEAQTANPYTSLFELYDGTNNPPLDDSQYSYSTTMTVYDENGSAHDMTYYMDPVDVDADGNIVWEYVAAYETEDDMRTTADGVDMNTTSGAGLAMTGTLTFNSEGQMTSMTAFTLSNAATSTETKDADQWGLADLSPEGYPQVNLNFTGSADGQDVSINFGMSSDNATWDTSGGIDSLDDITAATDYSDLPSFTDYTLELGATTSYSDSSSATYSVGQDGYPTGSLVSVEVDENGILVGNYSNSQSIELYQLGLADFTNEGGLTAEGGTLFRATTESGEAIIGTAGSAGFGTVVSNSLEASNVDLASQMTELIIIQSAYQANSKVVTTADTLLQTAISLKS
- a CDS encoding flagellar hook assembly protein FlgD — its product is MSSIDTTSYYSSLTGSDTTGSTTTTSDNTSLDQVDFLTLLTTQLEYQDPTNPVDNTEMVSQMTNYSMLDEDVQQNENLETIINQLDSLSALSTSGYIGEEVMADGGIITVEDGSGSDITIDLQEDAATLGLNIYDSEGTLVDTLYYTDVEAGTHEISGEDLLSSANIESDGTYVAMAFASDADDASVEVYVKSAGTITAVDQDDSGNTTLTLDDGREVSITDVTFI
- a CDS encoding sigma-70 family RNA polymerase sigma factor; the encoded protein is MNTYIKENLTCNSVDVVNSFFRDNSLFIKNVVSKFLFTKYNGASKVDVDEVCQEIALKIIKNNYISKYSSEKSSLNTWLYIISRSVSVDYMRKINPIYTNVDDLEEIPEIENEQVDFNLPDGLLSKRQNEVVTMIFWGDLKAVEVAQQLGITSRTVRCIKHQAIQKLRRHFSAGDKRRVVS
- a CDS encoding flagellin, translating into MSLIINNNTVANSTARHLNDAYSALGSSTEKMSSGLRINSAADDAAGLAVRELMRSDISTLQQGVRNANDGISMIQTADGALGVVDEKLIRMKELAEQAATGTYTEEQRGLIDSEYQAMASEITRIASATDFNGIYLLNGNCSGDNAVTIHFGTGNDSAEDKYDVEIGTCTASALGIGNQSVEGAGFAVSTQEAAQQSLAALDAAITSKDKVRANLGALENRLDATISNLEIQGENLQAAESQISDVDVATEMTNYSKQQIITQSAVSMLAQANSLPQMALSLIG
- a CDS encoding response regulator transcription factor; this translates as MNKILLIDDDPEMGELLSTYLDGEGYSLQHKCTAKEGLKAFGNEDYDLILLDIVLPDISGLNVLEKIRLDSTVPVIMLTGKGDEVDRVVGLEMGADDYICKPFPLRELLARMRASLRRCSMAPQSPSITPSSKGNIKVGGLDINLDSHSIQVRGIDTHFTAAEFSIIEHLAASCGKLIERDELMEIALGRTADFDDYVLNVHMSNLRRKIGDSVSIKTIRGRGYMMTARNQAEA
- a CDS encoding TonB-dependent siderophore receptor, translated to MIRLRLAVVALSLMILAMVAGTPPSFAADKDVSAELESLDLEDLLQVEMVSPSERKQSLENIAGSYTILTEEDIKRSGARSVPEALRTVPGVVVTRTDTDKWSIGVRGFSGTFNSKQLILVDNRPITSPYFHGVIWSSQNLPIQQVKRIEVIRGPWTSLWGSESFNGVINVITKSAAEIQGNRSVTTAGTDGVSQYLRKGIHISENATMAVFAKGEYEPGKNYRIRGRTEKGSTDWTTGSGGFRADWLNAYTDQFSLQGQLAGSSITEYSPPGNPFSANKDKSDYSGYAQILWDRKTGARSGMQFRSSYTRTEITVSDMENMSNTVDAEFIYSNEQLDGHFLTFGIGGKYFWDEFSQGENVQVSNDSIYRLDFSGFAKDRITLIDEKLFLTLGLKLDYSGDSDLTPQPTARLLYMEDDEEYWLAYSYANRKPGFWLRDGNYRVRVRDKEYTMSVGEDLENEKLSSFEAGYRKLFSETLKLDLSLYLNSYDQMVTFSFDEDTNTATPVSGLSGTSYGLEVALDWQPWSFLTLRPSIDLSNQDFQNVPEGIPGFSPPLNSALYNIKLQALIDLAENWELDLFTSYLNSMDNKDLSTGFGFDARLAWQAREDLSLELIGNNLLTNVDENNFAPVEPSCTLRLTWDF
- a CDS encoding YfiR family protein, which encodes MGLLKIHKIMAITVATIFMVCSMPDMSAHARVKSGQQRRLTATQPQLQALFIKKITKYVLGPDKRRIAADRPVTVAAVAPKKISRFFKNPDKFKLVRWPDEECSVLFIDIDNPRIIAAVLKKVKGKPVLTIGQSPDFLRLGGMINLVESGSRFKLQANICAAREAGLTISSKLLKLSEIYCGDTPR